A portion of the Thermosediminibacter oceani DSM 16646 genome contains these proteins:
- the istA gene encoding IS21 family transposase: MTHIDNIRKAFFMKGQNISEIAREFQKDRKTIRKYIYQEDWNTRVKVEEVKHTFPKLDPFKADIDQWLEEDKKARKKQRHTAKRIYDRLCEKYQDKFNCSYRTVAGYVAMRKKELYQDNSCRLPLEHIPGEAQVDFGEADFYENGTLHHGFYLNLSFPYSNVGYTQLFKGENQECLFQGLKDIFEHLGGVPRKLWFDNASTIVKLSKNGERKLTDAFLRFKQHYGFEAVFCNPASGHEKGNVENKVGYHRRNFLVPVPRFEKLEDFNRELLRLCDRDMHREHYRKEASIAELFNEDRKALLELPTVPYEVAGYITVKTNAYAKFSLNGGKHLYSTAPKYANSRVLVKITAHEVIPLDESHREIVRHRRLYGDNKQESMDWLPYLTQLSRCPGALKYSGIYSMLPDPLREYLDGLSKSERGKALKALAVLCTKSSFEQAVNAVAEALLYGVQDLDSLVAIHNRITGITPQLEPVKIPEGVPELTAFRFNAEDYDKAFLKGGANLC, from the coding sequence ATGACCCATATTGATAATATCAGAAAAGCGTTCTTTATGAAAGGGCAAAATATCAGCGAGATAGCCCGGGAATTCCAAAAAGACCGAAAAACTATACGCAAGTATATTTATCAAGAAGACTGGAACACCAGGGTTAAAGTTGAAGAAGTTAAACATACCTTCCCAAAACTCGACCCTTTCAAGGCGGATATAGATCAGTGGCTTGAAGAAGATAAAAAAGCTCGCAAAAAGCAGAGGCATACCGCCAAAAGGATTTATGACAGGCTCTGTGAAAAATACCAAGATAAGTTTAACTGTTCTTACCGCACCGTAGCAGGCTACGTAGCCATGAGAAAAAAAGAATTGTACCAGGACAACTCATGTCGTCTGCCGCTGGAACATATCCCGGGTGAAGCGCAGGTGGATTTCGGTGAGGCAGACTTTTACGAAAACGGGACGCTGCATCACGGATTTTATCTGAACCTGTCGTTTCCCTACAGTAACGTAGGATATACCCAGCTTTTCAAGGGAGAAAACCAGGAATGCCTGTTTCAGGGACTTAAGGACATATTTGAACACTTGGGGGGAGTACCCCGTAAGCTATGGTTTGATAACGCCAGCACTATCGTGAAACTCTCGAAAAATGGAGAGCGCAAACTAACCGACGCCTTCCTGAGGTTCAAGCAGCACTATGGTTTTGAAGCGGTATTCTGTAACCCTGCTTCCGGCCATGAAAAGGGTAATGTGGAAAACAAGGTGGGATACCACCGGCGCAACTTCCTTGTCCCGGTCCCCAGGTTTGAAAAGCTGGAGGATTTTAACCGCGAACTTTTACGATTGTGCGACCGGGACATGCACCGCGAACACTACCGGAAGGAGGCATCCATAGCCGAACTTTTTAATGAAGACCGTAAGGCTCTGCTTGAGCTGCCTACCGTTCCTTACGAGGTAGCCGGTTACATAACAGTCAAAACCAACGCCTACGCCAAATTCAGCTTGAACGGTGGAAAGCACCTATACTCTACCGCCCCCAAATACGCCAACAGCCGGGTGCTTGTAAAGATAACAGCCCATGAGGTCATACCGCTGGATGAGAGCCACCGGGAAATCGTGCGCCACCGGCGGCTTTACGGGGACAACAAGCAAGAAAGCATGGACTGGCTGCCATATCTTACCCAGCTTTCCCGCTGTCCGGGAGCCCTTAAGTATTCGGGAATATACAGCATGCTGCCGGACCCACTCCGGGAATACCTCGACGGCTTAAGCAAAAGTGAGCGCGGCAAAGCGCTCAAGGCTTTGGCTGTGCTTTGTACCAAAAGCAGTTTTGAACAGGCTGTGAACGCTGTAGCCGAGGCTCTCCTTTACGGAGTGCAGGATTTAGACAGCCTCGTAGCCATCCATAACAGGATAACGGGTATAACCCCGCAGTTGGAGCCGGTAAAGATTCCGGAAGGGGTTCCTGAACTCACTGCATTCCGCTTCAATGCAGAAGACTATGACAAAGCCTTTCTGAAAGGCGGTGCCAATTTATGCTGA
- the istB gene encoding IS21-like element helper ATPase IstB encodes MENCDKIEAQSHEEYLLKLLRLELEHRDASRKDRLLKNAGFYTIKTFAGYIFDEIKLPQGLTPQDLKDCKFLEEKKNLILYGNVGTGKTHLATAIGVEACKKGYNVKFFRTAALVNRLVEARKGGELSGLLKQLSKPDLLICDEWGYVPLDREGAQLLFQVISDCYERRSVVITTNLEFSRWASIFYDEQMTAAMIDRLIHHSYLLIFDGQSYRMRQSLMRQLS; translated from the coding sequence GTGGAAAACTGCGACAAGATCGAGGCTCAAAGCCATGAAGAATACCTGCTGAAGCTGCTAAGATTAGAACTGGAGCACAGAGACGCAAGCCGAAAGGACAGGCTTTTGAAAAATGCGGGCTTTTACACGATAAAGACCTTTGCCGGCTACATATTCGATGAAATCAAACTCCCGCAGGGGCTTACACCGCAGGACCTAAAAGATTGCAAATTTCTCGAAGAAAAGAAAAACCTGATCCTTTACGGCAACGTGGGAACCGGCAAAACCCATCTTGCCACCGCCATCGGTGTGGAGGCCTGTAAAAAAGGCTACAACGTAAAGTTTTTCCGCACTGCAGCGCTGGTAAACCGGCTGGTGGAAGCCCGGAAGGGAGGTGAACTTTCCGGGTTACTGAAACAGCTTTCCAAACCAGATCTTCTGATCTGCGACGAATGGGGCTATGTTCCTTTGGACCGCGAAGGAGCGCAGCTACTTTTTCAGGTGATTTCGGACTGCTATGAACGTCGCAGTGTAGTAATTACCACTAACCTGGAATTCAGCCGCTGGGCGAGCATTTTCTACGATGAGCAGATGACAGCAGCAATGATTGACCGGCTAATACACCACAGTTACCTATTGATCTTTGATGGTCAAAGCTACCGGATGAGGCAATCACTCATGAGGCAATTAAGTTAA
- a CDS encoding IS1182 family transposase → MQKTTFGKNYERRFKESDLFEKIFERVLMEAIECGFVKTDAVFIDATHIKASANKNKYIEKVAKQRTQKYKEELLKEINAEREANGKKPFEEEDDDDDNNKGENSSKKVRVSTTDPESGMFQKGEKERCFAYTASVACDRNNFVLGVKIAPGNVHDSQVFSHLFQEVNDKFSKIEAVVVDAGYKTPGICREIIEAGALPVMPYKRPMTKDGYFKKREYVYDEYYDCYICPNNQILEYSTTNRAGYREYRSNPQICCKCPMRLQCTKSKNYTKIITRHIWEHYIEIAEDIRHTQWGKELYKMRGQTIERVFADAKEKHGMRYTNLRGLRKVGHYLTLLFACMNLKKLALWKKRRGTFPPTVPALHSFFLKIFFAFNKKPLLGYAS, encoded by the coding sequence TTGCAAAAAACAACTTTTGGAAAAAACTATGAACGGCGGTTTAAGGAAAGTGATCTATTTGAAAAGATATTCGAGCGGGTGTTGATGGAAGCAATAGAATGCGGGTTTGTTAAAACAGATGCAGTATTTATCGATGCTACTCACATAAAAGCCAGTGCCAATAAGAATAAATATATCGAGAAAGTCGCTAAGCAACGGACTCAAAAATATAAGGAAGAACTTTTAAAAGAAATCAACGCCGAACGGGAAGCAAACGGTAAAAAGCCCTTTGAAGAAGAAGATGATGATGACGATAACAACAAAGGAGAAAATAGCTCTAAAAAAGTCAGGGTAAGCACCACAGATCCTGAAAGTGGGATGTTTCAAAAAGGGGAAAAAGAGCGCTGCTTTGCCTACACAGCTTCTGTAGCCTGTGACCGGAACAACTTTGTCCTTGGTGTCAAAATAGCACCTGGAAATGTTCATGACAGCCAGGTATTCTCCCATTTATTTCAAGAAGTAAACGATAAATTTTCTAAAATAGAGGCGGTAGTGGTTGATGCAGGCTACAAAACCCCCGGGATATGCAGAGAAATCATTGAGGCAGGAGCGCTTCCCGTTATGCCCTACAAGAGGCCGATGACCAAAGATGGCTACTTTAAAAAACGCGAATACGTCTATGACGAATATTATGATTGTTACATATGCCCCAACAACCAAATATTAGAATACAGCACCACCAACCGGGCGGGATACCGGGAATATAGGAGCAACCCCCAAATATGCTGTAAATGTCCCATGCGCCTACAGTGCACCAAAAGTAAAAATTACACAAAAATCATAACTCGGCATATATGGGAGCATTACATAGAAATAGCGGAAGATATAAGACACACCCAATGGGGTAAAGAACTATACAAAATGCGCGGCCAGACCATCGAGCGGGTATTTGCCGATGCGAAGGAAAAGCATGGCATGCGCTATACAAATCTACGAGGCTTGAGGAAAGTTGGACATTACCTCACGCTTCTTTTCGCATGCATGAATTTAAAAAAGCTGGCTTTATGGAAGAAAAGACGGGGAACGTTTCCGCCAACAGTCCCCGCTTTACATTCGTTTTTCTTAAAAATTTTCTTCGCCTTCAACAAAAAGCCGCTTTTAGGTTATGCATCCTAA
- a CDS encoding aminotransferase class I/II-fold pyridoxal phosphate-dependent enzyme gives MDYKKYVSEGVKKVRISTIRHFFNLVNQMPEAISLCIGEPDFVTPSHISGAAKRALDEGKTSYTPNPGLMELRREIADYLKRRFGLQYSPETEIIVTIGASEAIDVAIRTLLNPEDEVLIPEPSFVAYKPCTILAGGRPVFVPTYQEDEFTLKPDILERYITPRSKVLILNYPNNPTGAVMSRKQLEDIARIVEKHDLIVVTDEIYAELTYGVEHTAFATIPGMRERTVTINGFSKAYAMTGWRLGYIAAPEGLASEMLKVHQYSVTCAPTMGQYAAIEALRNGDADIELMRSEYDKRRIFLLNSLKNMGLECFEPKGAFYIFPSIKNTGLSSEEFAERLLKEKKVAVVPGSAFGETGQGFIRIAYATSMANLEEAVDRIDAFLKEIKYRP, from the coding sequence GTGGATTACAAAAAATACGTATCGGAAGGCGTTAAAAAAGTCCGAATTTCCACCATAAGGCATTTTTTTAATCTGGTAAACCAGATGCCTGAAGCAATATCCCTATGCATAGGAGAGCCCGATTTTGTCACTCCTTCCCACATAAGCGGTGCGGCCAAAAGGGCTCTCGACGAGGGAAAAACCTCCTACACTCCCAATCCCGGCCTGATGGAACTTCGCCGCGAGATAGCTGATTATCTAAAACGCCGTTTCGGGCTTCAGTACTCTCCGGAAACGGAAATAATAGTCACAATTGGTGCCAGTGAAGCCATCGACGTGGCAATTAGGACGTTGTTAAACCCTGAGGACGAAGTGCTTATTCCCGAACCCTCTTTTGTGGCGTATAAACCCTGCACGATTCTCGCAGGGGGCAGGCCGGTTTTTGTGCCTACGTACCAGGAAGACGAATTCACCCTGAAACCCGATATACTGGAAAGGTACATAACTCCCAGGTCAAAGGTACTGATACTGAACTATCCCAATAACCCAACGGGAGCGGTGATGAGCCGCAAACAGTTGGAAGACATCGCCCGAATTGTCGAAAAGCACGATCTCATCGTTGTTACCGATGAGATATACGCAGAGCTCACTTACGGCGTCGAGCATACGGCTTTTGCGACGATTCCGGGGATGCGCGAGAGAACGGTGACGATAAACGGCTTTTCAAAGGCCTATGCGATGACCGGCTGGAGGCTGGGATACATTGCGGCTCCCGAGGGCCTGGCGTCAGAGATGCTCAAAGTCCACCAGTACAGCGTCACCTGCGCTCCCACCATGGGACAGTATGCCGCGATAGAAGCTCTGAGAAACGGTGACGCCGATATAGAGCTGATGCGCAGCGAGTATGACAAAAGGCGGATTTTTCTTTTGAACAGCCTGAAAAATATGGGTCTCGAGTGCTTCGAGCCGAAGGGCGCCTTTTACATTTTCCCGTCTATAAAAAATACCGGCCTTTCGTCGGAGGAATTCGCCGAGAGGCTCCTGAAGGAGAAAAAGGTGGCAGTGGTCCCCGGCAGCGCCTTCGGGGAGACCGGCCAGGGCTTTATAAGAATAGCCTATGCCACATCGATGGCAAACCTCGAAGAGGCAGTAGATAGAATCGATGCTTTTTTGAAAGAAATAAAATACCGGCCTTAA
- the nth gene encoding endonuclease III translates to MRENNLNGNMKISEEEKERIRKILALLEESYPNATTALRYENPFQLLVATILSAQCTDRRVNQVTARLFKKYKGPEDFARAERHELEEDIKECGLFRSKSKNIIETSRIIVEKYGGRVPDEFEELIKLPGVGRKTANVILANAFGKPAFAVDTHVFRVARRLGFSDGKDPLGVEKDLTAKVPREYWIKAHHWLINHGRRVCTARKPKCENCVLKDSCRYYTYEYNRNGS, encoded by the coding sequence ATGAGGGAAAATAATTTAAACGGCAATATGAAGATCAGCGAAGAGGAAAAAGAGCGCATCCGGAAGATACTTGCACTGCTTGAGGAGTCTTATCCGAACGCTACTACGGCCCTGCGGTACGAAAACCCGTTCCAGCTTTTGGTGGCTACGATCCTTTCAGCCCAGTGCACCGATAGGCGGGTTAATCAGGTGACGGCCAGGCTTTTTAAAAAATACAAGGGGCCGGAAGACTTTGCCCGTGCCGAGCGGCATGAACTGGAGGAAGACATAAAGGAATGCGGCCTTTTCAGGAGCAAGAGCAAAAACATAATCGAGACCTCCCGCATTATCGTGGAAAAATACGGTGGCCGCGTTCCGGATGAATTTGAGGAGCTCATTAAACTACCAGGGGTTGGCCGTAAGACAGCCAACGTAATCCTGGCCAACGCCTTCGGGAAACCGGCCTTTGCGGTGGATACCCATGTATTCAGGGTGGCCAGGCGACTGGGGTTTTCCGACGGAAAGGATCCCCTGGGTGTTGAAAAGGACCTGACAGCAAAGGTACCGAGGGAATACTGGATAAAGGCCCATCACTGGCTCATCAACCACGGACGGCGCGTCTGTACGGCCAGAAAACCAAAATGTGAAAATTGCGTTCTGAAAGATTCATGCCGCTATTATACTTATGAATACAATAGAAATGGGTCTTGA
- a CDS encoding deoxyribonuclease IV — protein sequence MKKGEFAMLFGAHISISKGYENAVKEALSIGANTLQFFTRNPRGGAAKALDENDIKKSFELREKENFGPMVAHAPYTVNMAANKNETADFTRRVLREDLDRLEKVGAPYLVIHPGSHLGDGVEAGIERIAAVLKEVVTGRERVMVLLETMAGSGSEVGYTFEQLYDIMDKTGIPHAFGVCIDTCHLYGAGYDVKDRLDEVLAEFDRVLGLDKIKAVHLNDSKFGLASRKDRHANLGQGQLGLEAIKRVITHPALKGRAFLLETPGGMENYKKEIAILKEMSKENG from the coding sequence ATGAAGAAAGGAGAATTTGCCATGCTATTTGGCGCCCATATATCGATTTCAAAGGGTTACGAAAACGCGGTGAAAGAAGCCCTTTCTATCGGGGCCAACACCCTTCAGTTTTTCACCCGGAATCCGCGGGGAGGCGCCGCCAAGGCCCTGGACGAAAACGATATTAAAAAATCTTTTGAGTTGCGGGAGAAGGAAAACTTCGGGCCCATGGTGGCCCACGCGCCCTATACCGTGAACATGGCGGCTAATAAAAATGAGACGGCGGACTTTACGAGGAGGGTGCTCAGGGAAGACCTGGATAGACTGGAAAAGGTGGGGGCTCCTTACCTCGTGATACATCCGGGTAGCCACCTGGGCGACGGAGTGGAAGCGGGTATTGAAAGAATCGCAGCGGTGTTAAAAGAGGTCGTCACAGGCAGGGAAAGGGTGATGGTACTTTTGGAGACCATGGCCGGTTCGGGCAGCGAAGTGGGATATACCTTTGAGCAGCTGTACGATATAATGGATAAAACCGGCATTCCCCATGCCTTCGGTGTGTGTATAGACACCTGCCACCTTTACGGTGCGGGATATGACGTTAAGGACCGCCTGGACGAGGTCCTGGCGGAGTTTGACCGAGTGCTGGGGTTAGATAAAATTAAAGCCGTGCACCTGAACGACAGTAAATTTGGCCTGGCCAGCCGTAAGGACCGGCATGCCAACCTGGGCCAAGGGCAACTCGGGCTTGAAGCCATAAAAAGAGTCATAACTCACCCCGCCTTAAAAGGCAGAGCCTTTTTGCTGGAGACCCCCGGTGGCATGGAAAACTATAAAAAAGAGATAGCGATTTTAAAGGAAATGAGCAAAGAAAATGGCTGA
- a CDS encoding dipeptidase: MFQLNGEQEQRALKLHRESIVFDAHCDTILQVLEGKRTLGERSEEGHLDIPRLKSGGIKVQVFSVFVRPEWYGDAVHATLKGIAALKREFEKNAGDVVLTRSADGIKKAAAEGRIAALISIEGGEALRGDLDMLGIYSELGVSSMILTWNNRNAIADGAGDIRSGGGLSSFGVEVIKEMERLGMVVDLAHISPRGFWDVIETATKPVIVSHSLPRKFMDIPRNLDDDQIKAVAEKGGVIGVSLYFASYGGEGGNLEKLLDAIDYIASIGGVDCVGLGSDFDGFSGEVPGLESCEKFWNITRGLVYRGYSDEDIGKILGNNFIRVYEQVQSK; encoded by the coding sequence GTGTTTCAACTGAACGGAGAACAGGAGCAGAGGGCTCTAAAGCTGCATCGTGAGAGCATCGTTTTCGACGCCCACTGCGACACCATCCTTCAGGTGTTAGAGGGTAAGCGAACTCTCGGAGAAAGGTCAGAGGAGGGACATTTGGATATACCCAGGCTCAAAAGCGGGGGAATTAAAGTCCAGGTATTTTCGGTGTTCGTGCGGCCCGAATGGTACGGCGACGCGGTCCACGCCACGCTGAAAGGGATTGCCGCATTAAAGCGGGAGTTCGAGAAAAACGCTGGCGACGTGGTCCTGACCAGGTCCGCCGACGGTATTAAAAAAGCTGCGGCGGAAGGGAGGATCGCTGCGCTGATAAGTATTGAAGGCGGTGAAGCCCTCCGGGGAGACCTGGATATGCTTGGAATATACTCGGAACTGGGAGTTTCTTCAATGATTCTCACCTGGAACAATAGAAACGCGATTGCCGACGGTGCTGGCGATATCAGGAGCGGAGGAGGGCTTTCGAGTTTTGGAGTCGAGGTCATAAAGGAAATGGAGAGGCTGGGAATGGTGGTAGACCTGGCCCACATATCTCCGAGAGGTTTTTGGGATGTTATAGAAACGGCCACAAAGCCGGTAATCGTCTCCCACTCGCTTCCCAGGAAATTCATGGATATTCCAAGGAACCTCGATGACGATCAGATAAAGGCCGTAGCGGAAAAAGGAGGAGTTATCGGGGTGAGTCTTTACTTTGCCAGTTACGGCGGTGAAGGAGGGAACCTGGAAAAGCTGCTGGATGCCATCGATTACATAGCCAGCATCGGGGGAGTGGACTGCGTCGGTCTCGGTTCCGACTTCGATGGTTTTAGCGGTGAGGTTCCGGGATTGGAATCCTGTGAAAAGTTCTGGAATATTACCCGTGGCCTCGTATACCGGGGTTACTCCGATGAAGACATCGGGAAAATCCTGGGGAATAACTTCATCAGGGTATACGAACAGGTGCAGAGCAAATGA
- a CDS encoding PHP domain-containing protein, producing the protein MNTTFNGEWKSDDIKADLHIHTTASDGTWRPKTLLKKLISAGIKLFAVTDHDTTENLAETAALAKEYGLKFINGVEVNTTYNNHNYHILGLGIQPENEELQRLLKRNRQLMEEKDDESIKYLERKYPIVCFDEYKEYKNNPDRGGWKALNYLIDKKLCRSYKDFFSLFGDWGNPFEKLEFVSPGEAIKAICMAGGVPVLAHPGASFYDKDYKALITFMIGEGIRGIECYHPENSPEITRYCLEICKSNNLLVTGGSDCHGEFVASRCLGVPDIRFSQLRLDGVHIY; encoded by the coding sequence ATGAACACTACTTTTAATGGGGAATGGAAATCTGACGATATAAAAGCGGATCTGCACATTCATACAACAGCTTCCGATGGCACCTGGCGACCAAAAACCCTGCTGAAAAAGCTGATAAGTGCAGGGATTAAACTTTTTGCCGTAACCGACCATGATACCACGGAAAATCTTGCTGAGACCGCTGCGCTAGCTAAAGAATACGGTCTCAAATTTATAAACGGAGTGGAGGTCAACACCACTTATAACAACCATAATTATCATATTCTTGGCTTGGGAATCCAACCTGAAAACGAGGAGCTGCAGAGGCTGCTGAAAAGAAACCGGCAATTAATGGAGGAAAAGGATGATGAAAGCATAAAATATCTCGAAAGGAAGTATCCGATTGTTTGCTTCGATGAATATAAAGAGTATAAAAATAACCCGGATAGAGGAGGATGGAAAGCTTTAAATTACTTGATCGATAAAAAGTTATGCAGAAGCTATAAAGACTTTTTCAGCTTATTCGGCGACTGGGGGAACCCTTTTGAAAAACTCGAATTCGTATCGCCCGGCGAAGCGATAAAAGCGATTTGCATGGCCGGAGGGGTTCCTGTATTGGCACACCCGGGTGCGTCGTTTTACGATAAGGATTATAAGGCTTTAATTACCTTCATGATAGGTGAGGGGATTAGAGGTATAGAATGCTATCATCCCGAGAATAGCCCTGAAATAACCCGGTACTGTCTTGAAATATGCAAATCAAATAATCTACTGGTGACCGGTGGTTCGGATTGTCATGGGGAGTTTGTCGCCAGTAGGTGTTTGGGGGTTCCCGATATACGCTTTTCACAGTTAAGGCTGGATGGGGTTCATATATATTAG
- a CDS encoding nitroreductase family protein — protein MNEVINAIKTRRSIRRFRPEQIKEEEIQTIIEAAIHAPSGHNEQPWHFTVIQDKELIDHFSRVTKKLMAESEIEWIAAMGRNERFHLFYNAPTIIVVSGRKDAYSALIDCSAATQNMLLAAHSLGLGACWIGLTSFLFKIEEEVKKFSLPDGYEPFFTVALGYPDPAKQPRPIERKRNVVNYIK, from the coding sequence ATGAACGAGGTCATCAATGCCATAAAAACCCGCAGGAGCATCCGGCGGTTCAGGCCGGAACAGATAAAGGAAGAGGAAATACAGACGATCATCGAGGCGGCGATCCATGCCCCCAGCGGGCACAACGAGCAACCTTGGCATTTCACCGTAATACAGGACAAGGAATTAATAGACCACTTCAGCCGCGTGACAAAAAAGCTCATGGCTGAATCGGAGATAGAATGGATAGCTGCCATGGGGCGCAACGAGAGATTTCACCTATTTTACAATGCGCCCACGATAATCGTGGTATCGGGCAGGAAGGACGCTTATTCCGCCTTGATCGACTGCAGCGCTGCCACGCAGAACATGCTGCTGGCTGCTCACAGCCTCGGGCTGGGTGCATGCTGGATAGGCCTTACAAGTTTTCTGTTTAAAATCGAGGAAGAGGTGAAAAAATTTTCTCTCCCGGACGGCTACGAGCCGTTTTTCACCGTGGCCCTGGGGTATCCCGACCCAGCAAAGCAACCACGCCCCATTGAAAGGAAAAGGAACGTCGTAAACTACATAAAGTAA
- a CDS encoding DUF4438 domain-containing protein: MLRTNIEKTVIQSVQGKIHHPVAASPFRIGYDGSVNILPATGGITYNVSLGDSAFGLSGDHIEPGVSIRNEDKNENNALMMLSCIGNEARVVTGDAKGAKGVVIGKHGGIEHVILQFKKEDMEKMAVDDKILIKAWGQGLKLLDYPEIVVMNIDPRLFLKIPIIEENGILKVPVVAEAPAHLMGSGLGAATAFSGDYDIMTGDKDEIQNLGLDRLRFGDLVLLKDCDNTYGRGYLKGAVTIGVVIHSDCVKMGHGPGITTIMTCKTAKIKGIIDKNANIMNYIDYLDLE; encoded by the coding sequence ATGTTAAGGACCAACATCGAAAAAACGGTAATTCAATCGGTTCAGGGAAAAATCCATCATCCCGTTGCCGCATCACCTTTTAGGATAGGATATGACGGAAGCGTAAATATACTGCCGGCTACCGGAGGCATTACATACAACGTAAGCCTCGGCGACTCCGCTTTCGGATTGTCCGGCGACCACATAGAACCGGGCGTTTCAATAAGAAACGAAGATAAAAACGAAAACAACGCCCTTATGATGCTGTCATGCATAGGAAATGAGGCGAGGGTAGTAACCGGCGACGCAAAAGGTGCAAAAGGGGTTGTTATAGGAAAACACGGAGGAATCGAGCATGTCATCCTCCAATTCAAAAAAGAAGACATGGAAAAAATGGCGGTAGATGATAAAATACTCATCAAAGCCTGGGGACAGGGGCTAAAACTTCTCGACTACCCCGAAATCGTGGTAATGAACATCGATCCCCGCCTGTTCTTAAAAATACCTATAATTGAAGAAAACGGCATACTTAAAGTCCCAGTTGTCGCCGAAGCCCCGGCACACCTCATGGGTTCCGGCCTTGGCGCGGCAACAGCTTTCAGCGGAGACTATGATATAATGACCGGCGACAAAGACGAAATCCAAAACCTCGGCCTTGACCGGTTAAGGTTCGGCGATTTGGTTTTACTCAAAGACTGCGATAACACTTACGGAAGAGGTTATCTAAAAGGAGCCGTAACCATCGGCGTAGTAATACACAGCGACTGCGTCAAGATGGGTCACGGACCGGGTATCACCACCATCATGACATGCAAAACAGCCAAAATTAAAGGAATAATAGATAAAAACGCCAATATAATGAATTATATCGATTATTTGGATTTGGAATAG
- a CDS encoding ABC transporter permease, giving the protein MKGLKRAFIAELLKLKHSNAIWVSFAAFALGPIMGCLIIIILQNPILTHKLGIISAKAAILTFSADWNSYFSFLSQVVGFGGIIVFGFVASYIFGREYVDRTVRDLLSLPVSRDKILNAKFFVYFVWCSGLTISNLILGLLIGRALNLTVGSMEFSMKASRPILSPLY; this is encoded by the coding sequence ATGAAGGGGCTAAAAAGAGCATTTATTGCGGAACTATTGAAACTAAAGCACTCGAACGCAATATGGGTTAGTTTTGCTGCTTTTGCTTTGGGGCCCATTATGGGTTGCCTTATAATAATAATTTTGCAAAACCCAATATTAACTCATAAATTAGGAATTATAAGTGCTAAAGCCGCTATACTGACTTTTTCTGCCGATTGGAATTCTTATTTTTCTTTTTTATCGCAAGTAGTGGGATTTGGAGGAATAATAGTATTCGGTTTTGTTGCAAGTTATATCTTTGGAAGGGAGTACGTGGACAGAACGGTGAGGGATTTACTCTCATTGCCGGTTTCTCGTGATAAGATATTAAATGCGAAATTTTTTGTTTATTTTGTCTGGTGCTCTGGCCTAACAATCTCTAATTTAATTTTGGGACTTTTAATAGGGAGAGCATTGAACTTAACGGTTGGGAGCATGGAGTTTTCTATGAAAGCCTCAAGACCTATTTTATCACCGCTCTATTAG
- a CDS encoding ABC transporter ATP-binding protein, translating to MLLGMIKPTQGTVLLFGNNVGYLVETTHSYPNLTVRENLEVYLHLRKLTDNKLIDNVIERLKLSDYRNTKAKYLSLGNLQRLGLAKALMHEPKLLILDEPMNGLDPAGIIEIRQILVELSKRGTTIFISSHILSEIAKLATKIGIIHKGRLIKELESEQLEQQVLKKLIVETRDNMKAVELLNNSIFSSINDEGMIEIYDYKAISNPEIICKGWLMPVCLQEPYMFLKRIWNPSS from the coding sequence ATGTTACTCGGAATGATAAAGCCAACACAGGGGACTGTGTTGCTGTTTGGGAATAATGTGGGATACTTAGTCGAAACCACTCATTCATATCCTAACCTTACGGTTAGAGAAAACCTTGAAGTGTATCTTCATTTAAGAAAATTAACCGATAACAAGTTAATAGACAACGTTATTGAAAGATTAAAGCTCTCGGATTATCGAAATACTAAGGCCAAATATCTATCGTTGGGCAATTTACAGCGATTGGGATTAGCAAAAGCGTTAATGCATGAACCCAAACTACTCATTTTAGACGAACCTATGAATGGATTGGATCCAGCGGGGATTATAGAGATTCGGCAGATACTTGTAGAGCTTTCTAAACGAGGAACCACTATTTTTATTTCCAGTCATATCTTAAGCGAGATTGCTAAATTGGCCACAAAAATCGGCATAATACATAAGGGCAGGCTTATTAAAGAATTAGAATCGGAACAATTAGAGCAACAGGTTTTAAAGAAATTAATAGTAGAAACTCGTGATAATATGAAAGCTGTAGAATTGCTAAATAATAGTATTTTTTCAAGTATTAATGATGAAGGTATGATTGAAATATACGATTACAAAGCAATAAGTAATCCTGAAATTATTTGTAAAGGTTGGTTAATGCCGGTTTGCCTCCAAGAACCTTATATGTTTTTGAAGAGGATTTGGAATCCTTCTTCATAA